The following DNA comes from Nitrogeniibacter aestuarii.
CCTTGCGCGTCGGGATCGCCGATTCGGTCCCCAAGCAGGTGGCGTATCGGTTGGTGGCGCCGGCCTTGCAACTCGACACACCCACCCGGCTCGTGTGCCGTGAGGGACGGCTGGCGGCATTGCTGGCCGAATTGTCCATTCACCGGCTCGACATGGTCATCGCCGACCGGCCCCTGCCTGGCAATCTCAATGTGCGCGCGTATACCCACTCGTTGGGCGAAAGCGCGTTGGTCGTGCTGGGCCATCCGTCGCTGCACCAGGGCGAAGACGGCTTCCCCCAACTGCTCGATGAAGCCCCATTCCTGCTGCCGGGTGAAGACGTGAACGTGCGTGCGAGCCTGCTGCGCTGGTTCGAATCGAAGCGCGTGCGTCCGCGCATCGTGGGAGAATTCGACGACAGTGCGCTGATGACCGCTTTTGGCCGGGCCGGCGCCGGTTACTTTGCCGTGCCGGAGGCCGTGG
Coding sequences within:
- the nhaR gene encoding transcriptional activator NhaR, producing the protein MPALNFKHLRYFWMVAKAGSIAKASEQLHLTPQSVSGQITAFEARIGVDLFKRVGRRLELTEAGRRVLHYAEEIFALGDELVEALNDPSSPQVEPLRVGIADSVPKQVAYRLVAPALQLDTPTRLVCREGRLAALLAELSIHRLDMVIADRPLPGNLNVRAYTHSLGESALVVLGHPSLHQGEDGFPQLLDEAPFLLPGEDVNVRASLLRWFESKRVRPRIVGEFDDSALMTAFGRAGAGYFAVPEAVAQDVTEQTGAQIVGRVPEIAEQLYAITAERRSTHPAIVAISAAAAASGFTLAGQDGQD